The Ignatzschineria rhizosphaerae genome contains a region encoding:
- a CDS encoding YqaE/Pmp3 family membrane protein — protein MRLLIAIIFPWLGFFTIGRPLAGIICLILQITLIGWIPAAIWSVYALSQYHTDKKIDAFRREQTR, from the coding sequence ATGCGTTTATTGATTGCTATAATATTTCCGTGGTTAGGTTTTTTCACAATCGGTCGCCCACTTGCTGGTATTATCTGTTTAATTCTTCAAATTACGCTTATCGGCTGGATTCCTGCAGCTATTTGGAGCGTGTACGCTCTATCGCAATATCATACCGACAAAAAGATCGATGCTTTTAGACGAGAGCAAACTCGTTAA
- a CDS encoding penicillin-insensitive murein endopeptidase, whose amino-acid sequence MGKVLGITIVLSALLGVSSAQTYSYKDFKTPTEGQSEVIGSYANGCLLGGEKMALSGPGYQLVRQSRNRHFGHPKLLTYLEKVGIEREKRGQLLLVSDMSQPRGGRMHNSAHASHQNGLDVDIWLYEFTPEAFKSSYIEGFGVPSVVDKAKGTVNANWRREYFNLFEDLASFPEVDRIFINPVIKKELCSIDENAAWQYKVRPWFGHDDHLHVRLTCPEGAKDCVTQAPIPKQSGCNADLDNWIKDQSDVAINGPKPRGNIAPVAPPPLHPRCQMLFEPAK is encoded by the coding sequence ATGGGAAAAGTATTAGGCATAACGATTGTTTTAAGTGCGTTATTAGGCGTGAGCAGTGCACAGACTTACTCTTATAAAGATTTTAAAACACCCACAGAAGGTCAATCGGAAGTTATTGGTAGTTATGCTAATGGCTGTTTACTAGGTGGTGAGAAGATGGCGCTTAGTGGTCCGGGTTATCAGTTAGTGCGTCAAAGCCGTAATCGTCATTTTGGGCATCCTAAGCTCTTAACGTATCTAGAAAAGGTGGGCATTGAGCGAGAAAAGCGTGGTCAATTACTTTTAGTCAGTGATATGAGTCAGCCTCGTGGCGGAAGGATGCATAACTCAGCGCATGCCAGTCATCAAAATGGGTTAGATGTGGATATTTGGCTTTATGAGTTTACGCCCGAAGCTTTTAAATCTAGCTATATTGAAGGATTTGGGGTTCCAAGTGTCGTTGATAAGGCTAAAGGCACGGTTAATGCTAATTGGCGTAGAGAATATTTTAATCTCTTTGAAGATCTCGCTTCTTTCCCTGAGGTTGATCGGATCTTTATAAATCCTGTGATTAAAAAAGAGCTTTGTAGTATCGATGAAAATGCCGCATGGCAATATAAAGTTCGTCCTTGGTTTGGTCATGATGATCATCTGCATGTTCGATTAACATGCCCAGAAGGTGCTAAAGATTGCGTGACACAAGCGCCCATTCCAAAGCAATCAGGGTGTAATGCAGATTTAGATAACTGGATTAAAGATCAATCTGATGTCGCCATTAACGGGCCTAAACCAAGGGGTAATATCGCACCCGTCGCGCCGCCACCGCTTCATCCTCGTTGCCAGATGCTTTTTGAGCCTGCAAAGTAG
- the purD gene encoding phosphoribosylamine--glycine ligase, translating to MKVLIVGKGGREHALAWKSRKSSLVSEVFVAPGNAGMKNDATLVGISETDPIALADFAEREGIELTIIGPEASLVAGVADEFKKRNLLVWGPDKAAAQIEGSKDFSKQMMVKYNAPTAHSESFTVSQKAKDYIKEIGLPIVIKADGLAAGKGVVIPETMEEAFATVDDMLEGNKFGEAGACILVEEMLVGEEFSLMCFVHQGVVIPMVMAQDHKRAYDNDEGPNTGGMGAYAPIFDAQSEEVQTAVTTIMQPIVDGLTQEGMPYTGFLYGGLFLTKDGFKVIEFNARFGDPEAQIILPLLETDFIEIIYNFLTNKALPVIKWSKKFAIGVVLASEGYPDSPQTGYPLNTPTFNDEDELIFYAGVKDQGNSLVSDGGRILLNVAIADDFKTAYDKAYANMKQLAVPHTFFRSDIGHKQFNR from the coding sequence ATGAAAGTTTTAATTGTTGGTAAAGGTGGGCGTGAGCATGCGCTTGCGTGGAAGAGTCGTAAAAGTTCGTTAGTTTCTGAAGTATTTGTGGCTCCAGGAAATGCCGGAATGAAAAATGATGCGACATTAGTTGGCATTTCAGAAACAGACCCTATTGCGCTTGCAGATTTTGCAGAGCGGGAAGGTATTGAGTTAACTATTATCGGGCCTGAAGCGAGCTTAGTTGCAGGGGTTGCAGATGAGTTTAAAAAGCGAAATCTTTTAGTTTGGGGACCTGATAAGGCTGCTGCGCAAATTGAAGGTAGTAAAGATTTTTCTAAACAGATGATGGTGAAATATAACGCACCTACTGCGCATTCAGAGAGCTTTACAGTCAGCCAAAAAGCAAAAGATTATATTAAAGAGATTGGGCTTCCTATTGTTATTAAAGCAGATGGTTTAGCAGCTGGAAAAGGCGTTGTAATTCCTGAAACTATGGAAGAAGCTTTTGCAACGGTTGATGACATGCTTGAGGGCAACAAGTTTGGGGAAGCGGGCGCTTGTATATTAGTCGAAGAGATGCTTGTTGGTGAAGAGTTCTCTTTAATGTGTTTTGTGCATCAAGGCGTTGTGATTCCAATGGTAATGGCGCAAGATCATAAACGAGCTTATGATAATGATGAAGGACCTAATACTGGTGGAATGGGTGCTTATGCCCCTATTTTTGATGCGCAAAGTGAAGAGGTACAAACGGCTGTTACAACGATCATGCAACCGATTGTGGATGGCTTAACACAAGAGGGGATGCCTTATACCGGATTTCTTTATGGTGGGCTCTTCTTAACGAAAGATGGATTTAAGGTTATTGAGTTTAATGCCCGATTTGGTGATCCGGAAGCGCAAATTATTCTGCCGCTTTTAGAGACAGATTTTATCGAGATTATCTATAACTTTTTAACCAATAAAGCATTACCAGTAATCAAGTGGTCGAAAAAATTTGCAATTGGTGTGGTGTTAGCCTCTGAAGGTTATCCTGATTCTCCGCAAACAGGCTATCCCCTTAATACACCAACATTTAATGATGAAGATGAGTTAATCTTCTATGCCGGCGTTAAAGATCAGGGGAACTCTTTAGTTAGTGATGGTGGACGAATTTTGTTAAATGTCGCTATTGCCGATGATTTTAAAACAGCTTATGACAAAGCCTATGCCAATATGAAACAATTAGCAGTGCCGCACACTTTCTTCCGTAGTGATATTGGGCACAAGCAGTTTAATCGTTAA
- a CDS encoding BCCT family transporter, with product MVATNIKGNLPEKEAEEKSTKGLFSALHLPVFISANIIIFGIIALAILHPDAPKFFADVLSWITENLGWYYLLAVGVILIAFIFIALSRYGTIKLGPDHSEAAYSDKSWFAMLFSTGMGIGIMFFGVAEPLLHYLAPPIGEPETIAAAKAAMNITFFHWGIHAWAIYGVVGLILAYFSFRMNLPLAVRSALYPMIGDRIYGRWGDAIDTFAVIGTVFGVATTLGFGVMQINTGLNVLFPSIPVASTTQIILIIVTTACATLSVSMGLDKGIKILSELNLVLAFALVLFVFLFGGKVLFLLQALMQNIGQYFSGIFDSTFNMYSYEAAASATEKSKIDSWLGGWTIAYWGWWIAWSPFVGMFIAKISRGRTIRNFVGGVLLIPAGFTFFWMTTFGNSAIDLIANDGIVELKETLLGPDGSSKALFAFISHFPVAESIQSVIPAEWIRGAISFFAVVMVAVFFITSADSGALVMDMLSSKKEVEVTPLWQRIYWGSITGVIAIVLLLNGGLGTLQAASTMTALPFSVVILVSIYGLLKALRMDFGKTDIRSKASMYVQPSTRDSGGWQKRLRNVTIYPRRDNVLKFMDHVVIPAFEEVKAELEKQGLDVVINTEEDGDIRLEVDHGDNANFVYRVKAKHYLKPSFTLLDEESAQEDQKYFRAEVYLDDGSKGYDIMGYTKENIMNDIVDQYTSHHYFIQNYEMRSDYEFGSNPNE from the coding sequence ATGGTGGCAACAAACATTAAAGGGAATTTGCCAGAAAAAGAAGCCGAAGAAAAAAGTACAAAAGGCTTATTTTCTGCGCTTCATCTTCCCGTCTTCATCAGTGCAAATATCATTATTTTTGGAATTATTGCGCTTGCAATATTGCATCCCGATGCACCTAAATTTTTTGCTGATGTTTTAAGTTGGATTACGGAAAATCTTGGTTGGTACTATCTTTTAGCAGTTGGTGTAATTTTAATTGCTTTCATATTTATTGCACTAAGTCGATATGGAACTATTAAATTAGGGCCAGATCACTCAGAAGCGGCCTATAGTGATAAAAGCTGGTTTGCAATGCTCTTCTCAACAGGGATGGGAATTGGAATCATGTTCTTTGGTGTCGCTGAGCCTTTACTCCATTATCTAGCGCCGCCTATTGGTGAGCCTGAAACCATTGCTGCGGCAAAAGCTGCGATGAATATCACCTTTTTCCATTGGGGAATTCATGCTTGGGCAATTTATGGGGTTGTGGGATTAATTCTGGCTTATTTTAGTTTTAGAATGAACCTACCTTTAGCTGTGCGCTCGGCACTCTATCCTATGATTGGGGATCGTATTTACGGACGCTGGGGCGATGCAATTGATACATTTGCAGTTATTGGTACCGTATTTGGTGTTGCAACAACGCTTGGCTTTGGGGTAATGCAGATTAATACAGGGTTAAATGTCCTCTTCCCATCTATTCCTGTTGCATCTACCACACAGATAATTTTAATCATTGTCACAACGGCTTGTGCGACATTATCAGTAAGTATGGGCTTAGATAAGGGAATTAAGATTCTCTCAGAGCTCAATCTTGTTTTAGCATTTGCTTTAGTATTATTTGTCTTCTTATTTGGAGGGAAAGTTCTCTTCTTATTACAAGCATTAATGCAAAATATTGGCCAATATTTCTCAGGCATCTTTGATAGTACTTTCAATATGTATAGTTATGAAGCTGCCGCATCAGCGACTGAGAAATCGAAGATTGATAGTTGGTTAGGTGGCTGGACGATTGCTTATTGGGGTTGGTGGATTGCTTGGTCGCCATTTGTAGGAATGTTTATTGCGAAAATTTCCCGTGGTCGAACCATTCGTAACTTTGTAGGCGGTGTACTCTTAATTCCGGCAGGATTTACCTTCTTCTGGATGACAACTTTTGGTAACTCAGCCATTGATCTTATTGCAAATGATGGCATTGTAGAGTTAAAAGAGACCTTATTAGGACCAGATGGTAGTTCAAAAGCGCTATTTGCATTTATTAGCCATTTCCCCGTTGCAGAATCTATTCAATCGGTTATTCCTGCAGAATGGATTCGCGGAGCCATCTCCTTTTTTGCAGTTGTAATGGTCGCGGTCTTCTTTATTACGAGTGCAGACTCAGGTGCGCTTGTAATGGATATGCTCTCTAGTAAAAAAGAGGTTGAAGTAACTCCTTTATGGCAGCGTATCTACTGGGGCTCAATTACTGGCGTTATTGCGATTGTCCTACTTTTAAATGGGGGGCTTGGAACATTACAAGCAGCCTCAACGATGACGGCGCTCCCTTTTAGTGTGGTCATTTTAGTATCTATTTATGGGTTATTAAAAGCACTACGTATGGACTTTGGAAAAACAGATATTCGTAGTAAAGCGAGTATGTATGTTCAACCTAGTACGCGAGATTCAGGAGGTTGGCAGAAACGTTTACGTAATGTCACGATCTATCCGCGCCGTGATAATGTTTTAAAATTCATGGATCATGTGGTAATACCTGCTTTTGAAGAGGTGAAAGCTGAATTAGAAAAGCAAGGGCTTGATGTTGTGATCAATACTGAAGAAGATGGGGATATCCGTTTAGAGGTAGATCATGGTGATAATGCTAACTTTGTGTATCGTGTGAAGGCAAAACATTATCTCAAACCAAGCTTTACCCTTTTAGATGAGGAATCTGCACAAGAAGATCAAAAATACTTCCGTGCTGAAGTTTATCTAGATGATGGAAGTAAGGGGTACGATATTATGGGATATACCAAAGAAAATATCATGAATGATATTGTAGACCAATATACAAGTCATCATTACTTCATTCAAAATTATGAGATGCGTTCAGATTATGAGTTTGGTTCTAATCCCAATGAGTAG
- a CDS encoding FUSC family protein, translating to MNYLSTLHIKDSFVFIGSILLSVLIASPFIGFQGALTWTSFSVLCTYSLYNAKPDRSNLIYILFWMLLILASAYIGRLFHLSWKFYLYLYLISYLYYYFFGKDPVFDRAIRFIIILSTIGTAMPEITKGLPIGALIGTFSALVVCHYMLRKNVDLDAFKQGVFTYEIFKLHKNLILRALIYSSGMFLCLLLPRYFGIEKNYWATITFIMVMPPKSLIVFHNTLIRFIGSVIAVGVLYLLFQVPDLLPEISFSSYMIVLFLFFSFMLPLCFGKNFGITTFGVTCYSLILVELSMYWSHPALALLVDRVLETMIGGIIAILTSYILRVLHKT from the coding sequence ATGAATTACCTCAGCACGCTTCATATTAAAGATAGTTTTGTATTTATTGGGAGTATTCTGCTTAGTGTCTTAATAGCATCGCCTTTTATTGGCTTTCAAGGGGCGCTTACTTGGACCTCTTTTTCGGTACTTTGTACTTATTCTCTCTATAATGCAAAACCAGATCGCTCAAATCTTATCTATATTCTCTTTTGGATGCTTTTGATCTTAGCGAGTGCTTATATTGGGCGACTTTTTCATCTTAGCTGGAAGTTTTATCTCTATCTATATCTTATTAGCTACCTCTATTACTATTTCTTTGGTAAAGATCCTGTTTTTGATAGAGCTATTCGTTTTATCATCATTCTCTCAACTATTGGTACTGCAATGCCTGAGATTACCAAAGGCTTGCCTATTGGCGCCCTTATTGGAACCTTCTCAGCCTTAGTTGTTTGCCACTATATGTTGCGTAAAAATGTCGATCTTGATGCCTTTAAGCAAGGAGTCTTTACTTATGAGATATTTAAGCTGCATAAAAACTTAATATTACGAGCCTTAATTTATAGCTCTGGAATGTTTTTATGCCTACTTCTCCCCCGATATTTTGGTATTGAAAAAAACTATTGGGCCACAATTACATTTATCATGGTAATGCCGCCAAAAAGCTTAATCGTCTTTCATAATACCCTTATTCGGTTCATAGGAAGCGTTATCGCCGTAGGTGTTCTTTACCTTCTCTTTCAGGTTCCTGATCTATTGCCCGAGATCTCTTTTAGTAGCTATATGATTGTGCTATTTCTCTTTTTCTCTTTTATGCTGCCCTTATGTTTTGGCAAAAACTTTGGGATTACAACTTTTGGAGTTACTTGTTATAGCCTTATTCTCGTTGAACTATCAATGTATTGGAGTCATCCAGCGCTTGCGCTATTAGTTGATAGAGTATTAGAAACCATGATCGGCGGAATAATCGCAATTTTAACAAGTTATATTTTAAGAGTTTTACATAAAACTTAA